One Falco peregrinus isolate bFalPer1 chromosome W, bFalPer1.pri, whole genome shotgun sequence genomic window, CAAACACTGGCATCAGCTTTGCAGACGTACATGTAAGCTGTCAGGCATTCATTGAAGAGtaggcttttgcttttcattttggttttatttcttattttattagtTGCCACAAAAGGAAAGCCTAAATCAGATTTACcaaaaattttctgaaatgctttgtacTCAGTGCAAATACATGCAGAATAAATACTCTGAAGTACCATAAACATCATAAAACATTGATTCTAACATTAAATGGTTTCATATTTAAGGCTGTTTAAATGTCACCCTTCAGAAGCTGAACACATAAATTTAGGAGCTGTCTCTCTCCAGAATAAACACCAtaactggagaaaataatttctaatttctGTTGTTAACAATATATTTAACACCCTAATCTAATGAATCAGTCTAATTTTAGAACTTCGttctttgctgcattttctgttgtttaagATTGACTCCAAATGCCAAATGTAATTGCATAGGAAGTTTTCCATTGCATTCCACTGATCTGTGTTATTAAATTGCCTCTACTTCAAAAAAGTTCTGGTTTTACGTATTGAGTAACTTACTGTGTTTCTGTACCACTTCTCCGCTACTCCATCCTCTTAGCAAACATTCTACCTACTTGCATTCCAAATCAGTTATTTTACAATACTAAATACTGAACCAAAATTTAATATCTTGCATGCTGCCCATATCCTGTCAGACCCTGATGCCTTATCTTGGTGTTAAAAGACAATATATCATATGGAAGATGCCTGTTAATTACTGGGAAAGTTGACAGTTCAGTGATGGGCCAGAAATATGAATATGTCATAACATTCAGTATGTGAAATGAGAAATCCATTAGGAAAGatggaataaaaggaaaaaaccgACATATGCCCCTCTAGGAAAATAACAGcttgaaaaattgctttaaaatagccttaaaaatggggaaaaaagttttttttctggcaaaggAAACtgtattagtttaaaaaaaacctccagattTTATGGGGAAACCTTTGCAATGCAAAGCCCCTTTTGCTTTGAAGTCAGACCTGATTCAGTAAATTACTCATGTTAGCAATTAGAAAATGGTCATTTAGGGCCCTGATTTCTTTTGAGACAAGAATGGTGAGGGTGGGGAAAGACACAATAAATCTTTAGAGGCTTAAAAGGAAGAGCAGGCTAAAGCatgaactttttatttcagcaacaGAAGTGAGAAATCAGTGATTCattaaaagaggaagaaagaccTCCATGGAAGCTAGCAAAGAAGGAATAAGAGCTAATTACATCTCTTTTTACTCTCTATGACTAGCATATAATCTGCTTTTCCAGGGTCTGCCTATAGCATATACATCTTTCCAACCTCTCCACCCAACCCCTCCTccagcggggtgggggtgggagagggggggaGATCTAGTAGGCAATAAGCTAGCTCCAGGTGACTTTCTCAAGCACTTCACTGCCAATAAAATCAAATCCTCCGCTAGAAAACAAGTTTcttggggagggagaagggaaattAGTAACGCATAAGTCTCCAAGCCATGCTGGTGGCTGGTGCTCAGAGAAGAATGCGTTAGGAGCAATtagcaacacagccactgcctTTGGCTTATCTGCGGCTGAGGAGGAGAGAGCATGAGCAACTCCTAAAGCTCTCTCAGCAACAGGCACCACTCACTCCGACTACAAAAGGATTTCAGATGTCCCACCCCTGCTTGACCCCACTGCAAATGAGGATTAACTAATAGAGCCATATCCCACCTCTGAATTGTAATTGCTGACATTTAGGCTACAGATTCCAACCTATTTACAACTAAAGGGGGAAAGATAACTTGGGGtttctatttctctctctctcttttttttttttttttaataccattcTGAAgaattcaaagcaaaacaaagaagcTGTCTCCTCTAGGGTTGTCAGTGAGAAAGGATGAGTTGTGCAACTGGTTTGGGATTTGCAAAAAGGCAAGGAAGTGGGGGATCAGCAGGTGTAAAGCCACaacgtgtgtgtgtgggtaAAGGATGGGGGGTGTGTGAAAAATCCCTTCCAACACAGTGTTCTGCtggttattatttatttttgttgttgttgactTTGCtgtcatctgtttttttcagacctTTTTGCATCTAAGATGGCGAAGAAAGGAGTGaggaagagaataaaataacTAACTGGGAAGTCTCAAACCAAGTTGGggagtgtatgtgtgtgtgtggggggggggggggggggggggaggaaagagaaTTAACCACAACAACCCCTCCAAAAAACCCCTTCAAAACAACaggtttggtggtgtttttttttcttgagggaGGACTCAAAGGCAGTAACTTCTGAGGCAATTTGTCCCCTGAGTTATGGATGTTGGTGCGCTTACTTCATGCCAGATCAGAGCTCAGAGGAATCTAACCAGAAACAGCAACCGCCGGCTCTCCACTTGCCTTTTACCAGGTTTTACCCTTCCAGTATGTTTCATTTGCTAAGACATTTTCCAGCGCCCAGAGTTTCAGTACAATGTGCAAATGGATACTGACAAATGGTGCCTTAGCCTTTTCCCACCTGCCTtgttgctgcttgctgctgctcttcttggTGTCTTCTGTGCCTGTCACCTGCCATGACCGGGGTCAGGACATGCTGTCCCCGGAGGCCACCAATTCTTCATCATCATCCTCTTCTCCCTCCAGTGTGGGGAGACACGCGTGGAGCTATAGTCACCTCCAAGGAGACGTGCGCAAGAGGAAGCTCTACTCTTACATCAAGTACTTTCTCAAGATCGAGAAGAACGGCAAGGTCAGCGGCACGAAGGAGAACTGCCCCTTCAGTAAGTACGGTTTTgccgccgcgctgccgggcggcggctgctgcctcccccccaccccgagtgCAGCAGCCCCGGGTCCAGAGCGTCTGAGACCTCTCGTTGGGGAGGGGTCGCGGGGCAGAAGCGAGATGTGGTGGGCTCGGCTTCTCCGGGATGTCGCTTCTTGCCAACCTGTATCTGCAAATGTCTCCGGTTACATTTGTTTTGCAAGTGGCTTAGCCCAGcacagtttgtttctttgcctGGCAGAAGAGCAAATTGGAAAGATTCGTAAGGATGTGGCGGGGGGTGGGAATTGTCTCCCGAATCTGAAAATTATTATCCCCTGTAATTAAAATGCCTTGACGAGAACACTATTGAAACAATACATCGATTTCTCCCCGAGCTGCACAAGAGTTATCTGCTCCGCGCTCCCTCCTCCCCGAGCCTGGAAAAAAGGGGATTTTCCTTCGGGCTGGGATTTTGCCTGGGTTTACTCTTCGCCGTGGGAGCGCCCAGCGGGCGCTGGAATCCGGTGCGCAGCCGCCCACGGTGAGGCTCGTGCCTGCCGCGTCCCTGGTGTGAGCGCCGCTCCTGGGTTGCGGCGCCGCTATACTACCTACTACTCACCCCGTTGTAAACATATGGGACTGGATTCTCACAGAACTCACGCATTTcgttgtcttttttttttttttaagatattatttcaaaataaaagtcGTATGGAAGTTTCTATGGCTTTAGTTTCAAACTTTTCTGTAGTACTAATTAGGCTTTTAGTAATAGCATGCTTCTGGTAATGTATTTTTGGCTGTTAGTGCTAGAAATGtaccttttattatttatttattttcctgcctgTGCAATCTCAAAATGGAGTAACTGTAGTAAATCACAATATATTGTGCATTGTAATTTAAGTGACTGCATCCCACTATGAGAGTATGCTGAAAAAGTAAACTTTGTTATGGAAGTGTTGGAGGAACTTGCTTCACTGGTGGAGAACTGTTTTGGTTCTTGGACTGTCTTACATAAATCCAGGATAAACCTGGGaataatttttctattaaattaaaacaacttAAAGTAACTTAAGTACATCCCTTGTTAGCTAATGTATAAAGTACTTCAGCAGGTTGCCATGCTGTATGATAGACGTTGTTAAttccactgtatttttattaaatacccaTAATATAGGCTTGTAAACAGGGAGGAGAGGGCTGCTGTATCATATTGTCACTACTTTATTTGCTCCACCTTGCAACTTCATACTTTATTATGCACTTAACATTTGTAAAAGCTTTAGATGTCAAAGCAGCTGAATCTTAATACCTCCCTTTCTATATTTCATAGAAAGCCAAATTATTGAAAAACAGAGCTTCTCTTTGATGAATTTGTGTGGAACTCTGTCCTAGAActgtatttcttaaattaatttgtGGAGGACAGTGTCATTCCCCTAAAATGGGATTCTGAAAGCTTTGGGTGCATCTCTGAGAACACCAAGCCATTCTATGTAGAATATCACTGCCAAAAAGGCTATAAGGGGCCCAATCTGACAACAGTGTATTCAGAGCAATAACTACTCATCTGAGCAGTCTCACTTAGCCAGCAGAACTGCTCAGTGACTAAAGTTGCACGTGTGCATGAGCTTCTGTGAGATTTTGCTAAGAGGTAGAATACACTGAAATGCACATATAAATCTTTCTACTCTCTCAGCCTAAGTGCAAGAACAACCTCCTGTAACTATAGGGTGTGATATATATTCCCTCCCCCCTAGTTTTCCAAGCAGTACATCAGAAAGAGAGTTGGCATTCTTGGTGATGTCACGGTTATTTTCACATCTTCAGAGTATCTactgaaagagagaagaatgtaatttttttttcatataaatgcAAACCAGTGCCATTAATATGCATACTTGTATTCTGTCCCTCAGGTTTATGTCCAGTGAAGAAGACTCCCATTGTCATAAAACTTACAATTTGCTAACCACGCTTATATCACGAGGTCAGACATAGTGTACAAatctttaaatacaaaacaattaGATCTTCCTAGCAAAAGTTAGGTCCAACAGTTGTATGTTCTTTATCAGTCATTATAATTTGCAGTGGggaattgttttctgtaaaagcaCATAAGCTGAGACcatttaagtaaatatttactgtgCCTTAATTTCAAGGGTGTCTGTGTAGCAAAATGTTGCAAGTGATTCACAAAATCTATGCTTTTTATAACCTCACATGTAGCTGTGCAATCAGAATGCTGCTGTAATCCCTAGCTGGACTGATTCCATACAAATATGTGGTATCATTAaggtagtaaaaaaaaaaattacatgcaaaCAAATTTCTGCCATGCATAAAGGGTTATTCAGTCAGCCCACTAAATTGTAGCTTGTTTAACATTAGAGGCTATTTAATCTCTAATAAAATTCCTCTTTCAAAACCATGCTTTCCTAAACAAATAATAGTGATTATTGACACACAAGACTTTGTTTGAAATATTCTAATTTGGGggctaattttcttttttctcatattATAATGCTTAAAATCCATTTATGCTGCAGTAAAGCCTTATCTGTAGGGCTGTAAGATCATGATATGTTGTGTATTTAGACAATAGCTTTCATGGCTGGCTGCCAATTAAGCACTGTCAAGTAAGAAGAACAGTTGGAGAAAGAataaacattcagaaaacataattttgtcCCTGGCCCTTAAAATGGCTCAAGTAGCATTCATAGATTTGCTCTATAAATATTGTTTTGAGTGCACTGAATAAGTTTACTTTGGCCGATGTTTTCCAACTTGATTGCTTGGAACTATTCCATCAACCTTTCTCTACCTATAGGGTAATGGAAATAGAGGTGGCTTCTGACTGCTCTGTCAGGAGGCTGGGGGAACTTGCAGCATTTGGCATAGATGGAGGGTGTCTGTCACTAGGTAGAAGTAGGACACTttttagttttggggttttttttaattgttccttACATTTGGAGTTTGTCCTCAAAATGCAACTACTCAGTATTAGTAGCTGAAGAACAGTAATGCAATATGCAATGCTTAATTAGCAGCAGCTAACCTGCAGTCTGTAGGGGGAGTTCTGCCTGAGTGAGGATTGCAGGATCAAGACATTATTTAAGTACGTGTTTAGGGAGTGGAGTCTGTGTCATTGAGCCTGGATATTAGTAAGAAGAATTGCTGGAGCGATTCCTGTGGGCTTTGGACCAAGCAGTGTTATGCAAAACCTACGGTAGATGGCGGCACAGCTACTGTCTGGTGTCACCTCTGCTCGAAGTAGGTGAAcaagaaggggctggaacctCAGCTGTATGAGCTAATGTAGTTTAAGCAAAGCTAAAAGGCCTTACACCAGCTGAGAGCCTATTAATTTGCCTTCTGAGCATCCACAGTGGATTAATCCAAACAGTGCAAAGGCACTGCAATTGCAGAATGTGTGTTTACTGGGGGAGCTAGCATGAAATAATTAGCTGCTACTCACAAATTAAGCTATTCCAGGCTTTTCCCCTGAGTATGTGATTATCTTTTATACATATCTTTAGGACCTGCTGAAGTCCCTGATagtctttggttttgctttagttAGTGTGGTATCAGATTAACACCACAGTGGTTGTGTAGCAAGAGCCTTATTTTGTAGCCCAGAAGATTGTAAACAACCACTCTGCTAGAAACGCTGAACGTTACTACTGAGGGATTTaagtgtgtgcatatatatgtgaCATAAATATAGATTTATACTGTGTATTGGGTTATATGcataaaaatagcattaaaagTGTTTTGATTAAATATACTTGGTTTGATACTCAGTTTTTGATTATACCTCAGGTGTAATAAAATCATAAAGCTTGATAGGTACATTAACCTTGGATGTGCAGCTCAAACCAGGTTAGAATATTTGGTAAGATATGTTCTTTTGCTactggttttttggtttgtttttttttttaagttagcTTTTTGTGGTTAATTGACTCTTTACAAGCTGGTGTTTGTAAATTAATGTGAGaacttttctctatttttctaaaaacagatTAGTGAGCGTatgtgttttgttggtttacTCTCCATAGAGatctagtttatttttttactgattaaaaagacttaaaataggaaataataCTGACTTAGTGAAGTTATTTGAATCTTAGgttctttaatattaaatgcATATGTTTTTATGGAGATGATTTCTCactttaagtctttttttttttttttcctctacccTGTAGAACTCAGTTACTTTATAACCAGCAGTATACAACCTTAGGCATTTAGGATTTATGAATGTGGAAAGAATTGTACTATTTAATGTCTACGTgtgaagagggtcccccgtggagagtcagccaagtcacgacaatcacaccaatatggctacatgccatgctcactttattaaacaaacaggtcatatttataacttaaaccgctcacccgactttacacacaggtgattggataaaagtttcTGGTCACACGGGCAGGCGAGAtcggtgagcatgctgcaggcacctgatcagagtgtgccgatgagagtgtgttacctgatcagagtgtgccgatgagagtgtgttgattttgcggttcccaggacttgctctgcacctggcttcttgtttgtgcatagcttgttttccttctcccactgcttgttcccaggacaatttaaagctgctctgcagcttcaactaacaggcctgggttgtccaacccagacaatggtaacatatgtcctcggtcctttaaaaatccctctacatatccccctttttctttttggacaacccATGTCTGTTTCACAATATACGTGATACTGTCCTGTTACCCTTACTGCAATTCCTGCCTTGTGGACCCTCCATGCTGGTACTGTAGCCCTATCATAAATCTGTTCAACATACAGTTACAAGAAGTCTTTTTGTCTTCATAAATCTAACTTATAGCCACTTGCAAAAAAGAGTTGGGGCAATTGGAAGTTTGTTCTTAAAACCACAGAAGAATGATACCAAGAGGCATACAGACTTATAAATGCCATGCTGCTGTTTTAGTGGGAGGGTTCTCAGGTAGTGGCTTGGTCAAAGCTTCCCTTGAAGATGGCATTAGCTGAGTGAGCACTATAGAATGTGCTTACACTTTTGAAACAGCTTGTATGCGTTTAGTCGTAGGATAAGATCCTCTGTTTTGAAATAAGGCATTTTAAGATgactttcagatatttttgaaCTGTGTGTGTGAATAGATGTCTTTTTACTTCAAATGAGAGTCAGATCAGGTCCTGTAATAGGGGACTTCCACAGAGcctttcattttggaaaaggaaaaccccTTCTATAAGCAAGTCTTATTAACCTGTGTGTCTTAAGTTAAAAATAGCAGATACCTGTATGAACATAGGACATCTCCTCTCATGGAGGATTCCTGACTTTTCCTCTGAATAATAGAAACACAGCAGGAGGGTTCtaaataggggaaaaaaacccccatttTTGTAAGCAATATTGTATTGTTATTCTTAAGCTTAATATTTATGATGATAGAAATAGcatcagcaaagcaaagaaattatttggtcAGCTTGGGATTTGTTATAATGCTCCCTTCATGGcctgtttttatttgttttctcagttttctgaagAGCTTTCTGAATCAGGTTTTTAGTCCCTTCTTCCCCAAAATAGCACTGAGATTAAATTTCAGTTAGCATATTTTGAACACTTGCTACCATTGCTTGCAGTCACCGTAAGATGCTGAAGTACCTTATTGTAGTATTCTGGGGTTTGTCATCTAATGACCTCTTTGACACTTTGAACAGCACAAATAGTTTGAATGTTTATCAGCATTATCAACCAACATCAGCTTTTTGAGACTGCATGAAGAAGTAAGCTTTGCTTGCTTTGGGCTATAACCAAATTGTCAGAAATGGAGGATGCATTTAGTCAATGTGAGCGCATTTATGTTTCTTGGTCAGTGGGTATACTAGTACCTCTAGTCTAACTGTATGTACTTATCAAATTTTCCTCCTTTGGCTTCAACAACTTATTTTGATGCGTTATTTTAATATCTTGCAGCCTTTCATTGTTCAGATACTTTGAACGCAAAGAAGTAGTC contains:
- the LOC129783008 gene encoding fibroblast growth factor 10-like is translated as MCKWILTNGALAFSHLPCCCLLLLFLVSSVPVTCHDRGQDMLSPEATNSSSSSSSPSSVGRHAWSYSHLQGDVRKRKLYSYIKYFLKIEKNGKVSGTKENCPFSILEITSVEIGVVAVKSIKSNYYLAMNKKGKVYGSKEFNSDCKLKERIEENGYNTYASLNWKHNGRQMFVALSGRGATKKGQKTRRKNTSAHFLPMVVMP